AGTTCCATGCCATGGTGTGTCATGATTTCGATACTTTAGTTGCTGATTTTTGGTGGGGGAGTCAGGGTGCTAAGCGGAAAACCCATTGGGTCTCGAAAGAGGTTCTTGGCCTCCCTAAAGATTTGGGTGGTTTGGGTTTTAGAAACTTTTCTGAATTCAATGATGCCTTATTAGTGAAGCAATGTTGGAGGTTGATCTCTGATCCGACTTCTCTTTGGGCCCGAGTAGTTAAAGCCCGCTATTTCCCGAATTGTTCCTTTTGGGATGCTACGAAAGGAGGACGCGCCTCTTGGGCTTGGACTAGTCTCTTGGTGGGTAGGGAAGTTATTCAGAATGGGTCTCATTGGAAAATTATGGGAGGGCATGATGTTAGGGTTTGGGTGGATTGCTGGCTCCCTTCTTTAACTTCTGGTCATCCGGAGGCGCTTGGGGAAGTGGCTGTTTCTCCCAATCTGCGTGTAAATTCTCTGATTTTCCATGAGTCGCTGGAATGGGatattgattttttacagcCTTTTATTTTTGAGGAGGCCCAATTAGTGATTAAATGTCTTCCTCTTGGTGATATAAGGTGTAAGGATCAGTTAGTTTGGGATGCTAGCAAGAATGGTAAGTACTCGGTTAAGTCGGGATACCGTTGGTTGCAAATGAGGTATCTTGCTTCAAGGGATCATAGGCTGCCCAGGACTCGTGTTATCCCCAAAAAGCTGTGGAATCTGGTTTGGAGTCTGCCTGTTCCTGCTAAGATtcgtcttttcttttggctgtCTCTGCACCGTGGTCTTGCTATTAGAGAAATTTTGTTTCGGAGGAAGGTTTCCCTTTCCCCCATTTGCCCAATATGTAATTGTCAAGACGAGACAATCGAACATCTTTTTCTCCAATGTCCATGGGTGACTGCCATCTGGTTTGGTGGCGAAAGTATTTCTTCTTGGGCGGATTGGTTGCTAGAGGTCCTTGTTCGTTACCCGGGTTGCACGGAGGAAAGGAAATGGGTTTTTTCCTATGTTGCGTTTACTTGTTAGTTTATCTGGCGAACCAGATGCTAGATTGTGTTTAATCAGGTGCCCATTAATCCTATTAAGGTCTTGTTGGGGGTGTCTTCTGCTATCGGTTATTACTGGGAAGCCATGGGGTGGACGGGTAATCGTGCTGCTAGGCCTTCTGCATGTTGTGAATAGGTTCCTCAATGGATACctcatctttcttctttctaTAAACTAAATGTTGATGCTAGCTGGTCTCATACGACTCATTCGGGTTTTGCTGGAGTGATCATTAGAGATGCTAATGGTCAGTTTATGGCTGCTGAGAGATATGCATTTTCTTCCCCTTCTGTTGCTGCGGCAGAAGCGACTGCTCTGCTGCGTGGTTGTGAATTGGGGACTTCTTTGGGCTTTCAATCGGTTATTTTGGAGTCGGATTCTCGTGAGTCCATTGATTGGCTCTCTGGAGCTGTTGATGTTGGCAGTTGGGAAGCTTATCCTGTTCTGACGAGAGTTAAATTGGTGAGTGAAGATTTTCAGTTCTGTCGTTGGTCTTGGGTGCCAAGAACAGCCAATGGAGCCGCGGATTTCCTTGCGTCGCGGGGTTTTCAAGAGATGGGTTCTCGGGTTTGGGTTGACAAGCcctcatcttctttggttcTTGTTTTGAATAAGGATGGTCTTCCTTGCCCtccttaattttgttttggtggTGTTGGGGGTGACGCTCTTTGCTGGAGCGTCTGTGTGTTGGATCCCCTCTCATTGCTTTCTGTGTTGCCTGCCTCTGTGGTGTTAGCCTCCTGGTAGGCTTTTCTGTTCTGGTTGTTTGTCTttcctttcaaaaaaaaaaaaaaaaaaaaaacagatttaCATTCTCCAATCCAATTTGAATTCAATATAGGGCCTATTACAAAATTAAATCGAAGGAAATAATTTAATGTCCTTAAGGGTGGGGATAGTTTATTGTGCGATTTCTTTATCATTGAGAAGACCAATATTATGAGCTCTATAACACGTTAGTCAAAGATCAATCATATATGTATGCAATTTACTATTTGATTCTGACAAGTTTTTGTAGATACACTCAAAACCTAATGTCCATATGTTAAGTGTTTAGAGGATGTGAAGTTAAGGTTCCATATCGGAGGATTAAGAAACCTTACATAAAGTTATTGTTGAATATTTATATTTAAGGCTAGTGAGTCATGGTTATGTGGTGGATTGTTGTGGTAGTTCGGCTATTCCTTTTTAACTCATTGCATCCCGAGTTCAAGCCCTCTCCCTCCTCCTTAGTGTGGATTAGTGTAGAATACCGTTTGTACTTAAAAAAGGCTTATGCTATTTGTAGACAATTCACCTCCACAACTTGTGTGCCAAAGGAAGATACGAATTTTTGTGGATGCAAAGCTTAGTTAAGGTTGTGCACACTCCTAATACAAAACCCGGACCAAAAAATAACAAGAACATCAAGGTTAAACAAGAACAAAAGTTGCAAAATTTTGTTGTTGGTGCTTTTGGATATCAATGAAATGTTGGAGAGAATTAAAAGCTTTTTCTTGTAGCACTTGTATATGATTTGTAGGGTAGTAAATGAATTCGTCCTCTATTTATAGAGGTTTAAGTGTCTATTTCTGAAATGGTTCAACAAGCATTCCAAGCCATATACCTCTTGGTTTGCAGCTGCACCCTTTTAATAAGAGTCAGGTGGAACATGTCTGTATATATGAATTCGAACTATAGCTTGTCGAATATGTTTCTGAAGTGTTTCATATTAAGTAAGGGGTTACAAAGTTTAAAATCGAATGAACGCCTCTTTACTTTCAAAAGGGTATACGAAGAATTTTGAATTGCACAGCAAAACCCACAGGTTGTTCGACACCTCCGACTGATCGATTAGATCAAAGAGCTACTTGTGAATTTTGTGTTGTTTTACTGGTCGTTCGAGGTCGCCCTTGTTACTTTTCTCAAAACCTAATTTCTGCTTTACTCATTTCAAATTGGTTTTGGTGTGGAATCTCATCTTTTATGATACTAGAGCAAGTTTGTCCACATATGAAGCCAGCAACCACATATACTCCATGTGATCAGTTAAAATTGTTCACGCGTTAGTAGAAGTGGATGCATTGAGGGGCAGGGGGGTCAGCTGAGCTTCCGAACATCGGTGAATGTCCATAGATAACTCGAGTGCTGACCCCcgaacttcggtgaatgtcaatGGATAACTTTGGTGGTGCCCCTTTGAAGATTGGAGTTGGCTTCATACATGCCCTCCAACTGTAAGAGTGGCTCttcttattattaattttttttaataaatattactttgttagttttggacccttagtttaataaaaaataaataaacaccaAGAGCCAATACAATAAACGCATGGATGATGGATATGTTACTTGAGGGAGATCACGGCATGGAGCTCAAAGAATCATAGGGCtcatttggatgtgcttttaacatgattgaaaacgcttttagagaaaatgtttttgggttccaaaagcactttaagtgatttctacaagaagcaccagttatgtgctttttcccgaaagcactttaagtgcttttccaggatttactaatatttttactaaggattgtttccaaaaatattttcaccagaagcgttttaagtcattttaaaagcacatccaaatgaATTCATAAACTTCCATCATTataatgtggagatctttgtTGCTATCGTTGATAAGCAACTTGTGGAATTAAATAGTTGTTTTGATGAGGTAATTACAGAGTTGCTTCTTTGTTTGGCAAGTTTGAGCCAAAATGATTCATTCTTGGCTTTTGATGAACAAAAGCTAATATGTTTTGCACAATTTTATCCGAATGAATTTACTACTTGTCAACTCTTGGCACTTGAAGATCAAATTGGGCATTATATTATTGATATGCGTTCAAATAGTGAATTTTCTCAATTGAAAGGAATTGGTTGCCTTGCAAAAAAATGGTGGACACAGGAAGGAATAGAGTATATAATCATGTGTATTTTCTAATTACATTGGCTTTGGTTCTACCAGTTGCTACTGCTTTAGTGGAGAGAGTTTTTTCcttcaatggttgagtgatagcatggTGGTTTATATTGAGAGGAATGTTTTTTCTTCCATTGACAATGAAGCTATAATGTAACGtttttaaaatatgaaaatgCGTCAGGGACTATTGTAACTTGTATTGTTATTTGTTCTATAAGTTATGAATGATGGAACTATAGTTTAATTTTTAAGGTTATTATATGTCTAAGAAATgtttataaacttttatatgtgaCCGCCCGAAATATTTTTCttggatccgccactgcatgTTAGACTAAAAAATTTGTCATACATAAAAGGGCGTGTGAGAATGTCAAGTTAAAGTCCACATTGGAGAATTCAGAAACTTTGCAAGGACTTAGAATGAGTTGGACTGTTCCCTAATTGGGATCGTGTAAAAATGTTAAGTTAAAGTTCCACTACATCGAAGAGAAAAATATCTTGCATCAACTTATAATGAATTGACTACTCCTCTATTACCAAATAACTATGAACTTTGAATTTATATGTCGTGGTAAGATTTATTGTATTTGTGTCACATAACGTGTTTAATAAGCATCTTAAGTCCGTAAAGAAATTGGCACATTCAAGTGATCATGTCTTAAtcgaattaattaaaaaaataaagaaaagaagtgCACAAAGGCAAAACAGACTGGCTGATATATCATAGTAAGAGTGAGAATCATTTCATAGTAGAATTTGCTCTACACGCATAGTTATGCATTGTCCGTCTCTGTCAATATTTTTTGGCATGTGAAGACAAAAGAAACACACACGACGCACCCTCATTAAGTTTGTTTTTGTCTTAATCCGCACAACAGGACAGACGTTTAGTTGTTTCCAAATCCGCTCTCTATTATTTGTCACGTTCTAATGCCATATGCATTGCATTGCATCCCTTCGTTTTGCAATCACGGCACTAACTAATCGAACGTTACACTGCAGAGTGCAGAACATTCGTTTAGTTGCAGGCTTTTGCAACGTTATTTTTGAAGTCATCACACAGCAATATATTATGCATGTGAAACTAGTCTTCCTTCGTCTTGTCTTTCTATTGGGCTGcgcgatttcttctttttttatacgAATTTCTTTTGGGTTGACTCACGTCCATCATGCACGAGTAGTCATGACTAGTTGTCCTCCACCTCACAACTTACTTTCAGGAATTACAACTTTTGAGTGAAGTAGGTATTTTCGTTAGGCATCAGATACTGTAAAGCAGGCAATGGCCATCAGAGGCATGCACCCTCCACTTACTAATGTCGAGGAGCCTAGCTAGGCTGAACCCTCTTGCAGAAAAAAAGATCgaatgaaatttgtaattgtaggcaaaagaagaaacaaatctATTGGTTATTCTTTTGGACCTCGGACACatgtaatattattttattatatcttAGACTTCTgtaaaaaattgaattaaatgCAGAAATGAGAGAGTTTAACATTCACAAAAGATTAAATTAACATTAAACCTCTCACATATGAActgtatattattttgttatatcTCTAAAGTGGTACTTTATTCTCCTACGTTTAAAGATCGTCATAAccttgttaagaagaaaagaaaaagaaaaggaatttaATTATATTAGGCCGATTGAaggaaagaaacaaaagaaagttaGAAACCATGAAAAGAGTAGTGTAATGTATGAAGATGGGAGTTCAGAAAGTTACATCAAAACGATAAGGAGACGATATAAGTGCGCAACTAGATGAAATGAGGTGATGAGAGTATACATTGGCCATATGGGATTATGGGGCTCAAAACTGATGGAAAGGAAAAACCCCCTTTTGAATTTCGAATTTTTGGATATTTTAAGGAATATCCAATGACCTTACGACTCTATCATATTTCAGTCCATTCAGgtatttcctttcttttgttatCTTTCTTCCCATCCCATGACAACATCTAACCAACTTGCACTTATTGACAATACATCCGCTTAATAATTAGGCTTCAGTTCAGtatgatttcttgttttcttcttgTTAGTGGAGAAGAAGAGATTGGAGTTTAGAAACTTAGATTGAGATCATCCTGTAACTTTCGTGACCGTCACTATCCACAATTTGAAATTGCATAAATAATTTGCTCGGCTATCGCCCCGATTTAATTGGAGCCTCAAaaagcaaagagaaaataacataattaaCTCAACAACTGCCTTAAACTCTCAAAATCCACTAAGTAACAACATTTAAGCAACCAACTTTAATAAACTAAATTTCAACAACAAGGGACTTGTGCCATAACCATCCAACAGTAAAAGTAACTCTTCCGTATAACTAAACTACACTAAACTAACGGGGCTGGTCAAGCGCACTTTTGCAATTCTTAACCGGCCTCTCATTGGTAGGAGTCCACCGGGAAAATCGGCTTGACATGCTCCAGTCCAATCAAGGAAACATATATAAGACTTCCTATCACCACCCGTTCGGGCTTCGGTGCGGGGCAATAGACCCAGAGATGGAGACAAAGCTCATCTTCAACCGAAGGAGCCTAGAGAGCCATATGTCAAAAATAACTGTGTGATAAAAAATCATCTTCAACTGAAGGCTATagggtcaaacataatttattatttaaatttaaaaactacaataacttaaatttaaaaactacaacaacttaaattaaaggaaaaaatgagaattttttaatatttttttaaaaaattttggccaaaaaaaataaattcaaatgcaacggtaactgacgtcaactagccgttggatttgaattttttactttggatcctcttcggattccaACTAGGGGTCCTCATCTAATTccgaattggaagaaaaatgggcGCAGATGAGatgagaagatgaggagtctgatgaagaagatgaagcatggtGCAATACACAATATGTGGCAGCCATGGCTGCGGTCATGGTGTCTCAACCAATTGAGGAACAACCTTAATGGGGTGGCTCTGTTGCTCGTCGCTTCCTGACGAGGCGTCATGTCTTCGAGCGTTTACTTCATGATGTCCAGcaggtcaatccatactttcgacAGAAGCTGGATAGATGTCACGCCCTGGACCCGGGGTCAATAGGAAAAATAACTCTGAATCTAAAACGTGAGATAAAAGctaactaattaaaataaaactgaaataacggaatgaaaaataaaattcttctTATTTAAAATAACTCAATAATTCTTTACAaggctaaataaataaatacaaaattctACCCTCACACTTAATCCGTTCTCATCTCGTCTACCCTTTTTTGACTGTTTAGTTCTTAAACCTGCATAACAATAGAGGGGTGAGCTTCAACAGCTCAGTAAGGACATAACCTTATCACAataaattgacaatattaaattaagtgtcATAAAATCTTGTAATCAAGTACCAAATCAACAATGCATGAGTGCGATACAATACTCTTCATCTCTACCTgttaattcatataataaaacaCGTGAACCTGCACGTCCCATACTATGCATTTTACCTCTGCAGTGGTGGTTCGAATGTTCTATTATACAAATTAACCCCATGTAACTCAATCATCCCAATTTCCCCTTTTGTTAATCATCTTGCCAAAACCCTTCGTCGCCAATCCCGAATTACCCTTAAAGAAACTGTGCACTGTGGGCTCGCCTGAGACTTGGTACCTACTAAAAGTTTGGCTTAACTACACAAAAAATCCTTTCCAACTACCCTAATTTCCAGTTCCTTTCTCAACACCGAACATCCAACTATTCTCATACATGAGTAATATGCACAAATAATCTCAGCGAATATAACTTCACCAATAATTCCATAACCAATAAAAAGTAAACACCCAAGAGTAGTATTTATCCAATTAGCAACCTAGATCCCATTAATCAACAAGAAGATTAATAAGAAGAATATAATATTtcacgaaatttaataaaatcaatcTCCGTAAAGGTCTGCCGTATTTCCCTTACTTGGATTCCAAAGTATAGCTCCGAGATAATAACACAAGAAACCACAACTGTGATAAGCTCCTATTCACAAGTATAAGAAAATCACTATATGCAAGACAAGAACTTTAATCCCAGTCAAAGCACTTGAGATTA
This genomic interval from Malus domestica chromosome 05, GDT2T_hap1 contains the following:
- the LOC139196639 gene encoding uncharacterized protein, producing the protein MILKLKADDGQWVEHPSRVRKMVEDRFQNLFKSGGPRNWGALLDCVPPGITEEMNRDLIALVSDEEIKATVMNMGWLKALGPDGSQGIFYHSFWKDLKADVNSLFILCYKRRWWQLKAVHDKLLDGVKLGASGPIISHIFFADDTLLFLKADGKNCRNLVDLINMYCDVSGQQVNFQKSSVYFGANIPERVFAELANILRIKVVHDPGAYLGVPAIWGRSKKRGLAYIKERMMGKVQGWKHKFLSTAGHEVLVKAVVQAIPAYPMYIFKFHAMVCHDFDTLVADFWWGSQGAKRKTHWVSKEVLGLPKDLGGLGFRNFSEFNDALLVKQCWRLISDPTSLWARVVKARYFPNCSFWDATKGGRASWAWTSLLVGREVIQNGSHWKIMGGHDVRVWVDCWLPSLTSGHPEALGEVAVSPNLRVNSLIFHESLEWDIDFLQPFIFEEAQLVIKCLPLGDIRCKDQLVWDASKNGKYSVKSGYRWLQMRYLASRDHRLPRTRVIPKKLWNLVWSLPVPAKIRLFFWLSLHRGLAIREILFRRKVPINPIKVLLGVSSAIGYYWEAMGWSHTTHSGFAGVIIRDANGQFMAAERYAFSSPSVAAAEATALLRGCELGTSLGFQSVILESDSRESIDWLSGAVDVGSWEAYPVLTRVKLVSEDFQFCRWSWVPRTANGAADFLASRGFQEMGSRVWVDKPSSSLVLVLNKDGLPCPP